From a single Parambassis ranga chromosome 2, fParRan2.1, whole genome shotgun sequence genomic region:
- the LOC114449750 gene encoding grancalcin-like — translation MAYPGYGGYGGPMPGMPATGMPLQGMPGGPPMGGHMAGPMGGPMGGGPIQGGYAPYGGGYQGGFGGAPPAANDPMWGYFTAIAGQDGEVDAEELQRCLTQAGFTGSYSPFNLETCRVMIAMLDRDYTGKMGFNEFKELFTALSGWKQNFMMFDQDRSGTVEPHEMSQAINAMGYRVSPQVLNAIIKRYNKGGRIFFDDYVACCVKLRALTDSFRRRDSMQQGSVNFQYDDFILCTMAI, via the exons ATGGCTTATCCAGGATACGGTGGG tATGGAGGTCCGATGCCGGGCATGCCAGCAACCGGGATGCCACTACAAGGAATGCCAGGAGGTCCACCCATGGGGGGACACATGGCTGGGCCTATGGGAGGGCCAATGGGAGGTGGACCAATCCAGGGCGGATATGCCCCATATGGTGGAGGATATCAAGGCGGTTTTGGAGGAGCGCCTCCAGCTGCCAATGATCCAATGTGGGGTTACTTCACAGCCATTGCAGGCCAG GACGGTGAGGTCGacgcagaggagctgcagaggtgTCTGACTCAAGCCGGCTTCACTGGGAGCTACAGTC cCTTCAACCTGGAGACATGCAGGGTCATGATTGCCATGCTTGAT AGGGACTACACAGGGAAGATGGGCTTCAATGAGTTCAAGGAGCTGTTCACGGCTCTCAGCGGCTGGAAGCAGAACTTTATGATGTTCGACCAGGACCGCAGTGGAACTGTTGAACCCCACGAGATGTCCCAGGCTATAAACGCCATGG GGTACCGCGTCAGTCCTCAGGTCTTGAATGCAATCATCAAACGCTACAACAAAGGTGGCCGGATCTTCTTTGACGACTACGTGGCCTGCTGTGTCAAACTGCGAGCACTCACTG ATAGCTTCAGGCGGAGAGACTCCATGCAGCAGGGGTCTGTCAACTTCCAGTATGATGAT TTCATTCTTTGCACAATGGCCATCTAA